A single window of Pectobacterium parmentieri DNA harbors:
- a CDS encoding phage tail tip fiber protein, with product MTAKFRAGKDQTAVLENVETLTGQRGDGRNRAVTYGDLATLGLANLRQLGGGKVALTHGNGSGGSNAGGGVQKPSKPTNFKATGGFAYVLLEWDMPNYRGRSLTEIYRSPEDNLANAVLIASSAAGVYGDPVDPDWKGYYWIRHVNSLGDPGPFNDSKGTFAQTHPDPAAIIDVIKEQLNKSPLISNLTEKLETNIKNIGTVDSNVKILSESVNKQNSAMAKRVTDVETSSQTNASAVRELSQSVSERFSSSAERVEKVEAATRENNAVVQTNAKAITEIDKNGSASYRAMWSAKAQAGDVTAGIGIVAGRDANGNTISQVAVAANQFFIFDPNHPNDKTTYAIPFAVVDGKVVIDELIAKDAVIKILAAQTIIADSVKAGIEIVSPFIKTARIESGNFTVDQNGNMTAKNAKIEGEITATSGSFTGTVNAKDGVFRGTVYATDGEFSGTVYANKIVGDVVKPIIHAIGSTTIIPAEPFIRRIFSSPVVLATNAPNGTVNIYFNGNNVMSASAGGGRYNNAIAIGVISANEEFKITSDRWGESPPQVVFTVMKF from the coding sequence ATGACGGCAAAGTTTAGAGCAGGTAAAGATCAGACGGCGGTTTTAGAGAATGTTGAAACGCTGACAGGCCAGCGTGGTGACGGACGCAATCGTGCGGTGACGTATGGTGATTTGGCAACGCTTGGTCTGGCTAATTTGCGTCAGCTCGGGGGTGGAAAGGTTGCTTTGACGCACGGTAATGGTTCGGGTGGTTCAAATGCAGGCGGCGGCGTGCAGAAGCCATCTAAACCTACTAATTTCAAAGCGACAGGCGGCTTCGCTTACGTGTTGCTTGAGTGGGACATGCCTAATTATCGCGGTCGGTCGCTGACGGAAATCTATCGTTCTCCTGAAGACAACCTGGCAAATGCTGTGCTGATCGCCAGCTCTGCGGCTGGTGTTTACGGCGACCCCGTAGATCCCGATTGGAAAGGGTACTACTGGATACGGCATGTTAATTCATTGGGCGATCCGGGACCGTTCAATGATTCAAAAGGTACTTTTGCACAAACACATCCCGATCCGGCGGCCATCATTGATGTTATTAAGGAGCAGTTAAATAAATCGCCACTGATTTCCAATCTTACTGAGAAGCTGGAAACAAATATAAAAAATATTGGCACGGTTGATTCAAACGTAAAAATATTGTCTGAGTCTGTTAACAAACAAAACAGTGCTATGGCAAAGCGGGTAACCGATGTTGAAACGTCATCACAAACCAATGCGTCAGCAGTAAGGGAGTTATCGCAGTCGGTATCTGAACGGTTTTCATCATCAGCAGAACGTGTTGAAAAGGTAGAAGCTGCAACGAGAGAAAATAATGCAGTGGTGCAGACAAACGCAAAAGCCATCACTGAAATAGATAAAAATGGCTCAGCGTCATATCGGGCGATGTGGAGTGCGAAAGCGCAAGCCGGAGATGTGACGGCAGGAATTGGTATTGTGGCCGGTCGTGATGCAAACGGTAATACCATTAGCCAGGTCGCGGTAGCTGCCAATCAATTCTTTATCTTCGACCCTAATCATCCCAACGATAAAACCACCTATGCGATCCCCTTTGCCGTCGTGGATGGCAAAGTGGTTATTGATGAATTGATCGCCAAAGATGCCGTAATTAAAATATTGGCTGCGCAAACTATTATTGCTGACAGCGTGAAGGCAGGAATTGAAATAGTTTCTCCGTTCATCAAAACAGCGCGGATTGAGAGCGGTAATTTCACCGTTGATCAGAACGGTAATATGACAGCTAAAAATGCCAAGATTGAAGGTGAGATAACTGCAACATCGGGTTCATTTACAGGTACGGTAAATGCAAAAGACGGTGTGTTTCGCGGAACGGTTTATGCAACAGATGGAGAATTTAGCGGAACGGTTTATGCAAATAAGATTGTAGGCGATGTCGTTAAGCCCATAATTCATGCAATCGGCTCAACAACGATTATACCGGCTGAGCCCTTTATAAGGCGGATTTTTTCATCTCCTGTAGTTCTGGCGACCAACGCCCCAAATGGTACTGTAAACATTTACTTTAATGGTAATAACGTTATGTCTGCATCTGCTGGCGGCGGAAGGTATAACAATGCGATAGCGATAGGTGTAATTTCTGCTAATGAGGAATTTAAAATAACAAGCGATCGCTGGGGCGAATCTCCACCGCAGGTTGTGTTTACAGTAATGAAATTTTAA